DNA sequence from the Stenotrophomonas sp. 24(2023) genome:
GGCTGTGCCCCTGAAGCAGCTGCTGCCGGCACTGGTGCTGTGCGTGCTGGGCGTGGCGCTGGTCGGTTATGAAGCGCTGTTGTCCGAGCACCTGGCCACGCCCTGGCGGCAACGGGTGATCGGCCTGCTGTGCGCGTTCGGTGCGCTGTTCTCCTGGGCACTGTATTCGGTGGGCAACAGCCGCTGGCTGGCGCGGCGGCCCGACCTGTCCAGCCATGACTGGTCGCTGCTGACCGGCGTGGTGACCGGGGGATTGTCGCTGCTGCTGGTGCCCGGTGCCTTTGCTGGCAGCAGCACGCATACGCCAGGGCAATGGGCGTTGTTCTGGGCGATCAGCGCCGGCGTGGCGGTGGTGGCCTCCATCGTGGGCAATGCCTTCTGGAACCGCGCCAGCCGATTGCTGCCGCTCACCTTGACCGGCCAGATGATCGTGTTCGAGACCCTGTTCGCACTGCTGTATGCCTTTGCTTGGCAATGGCGCTGGCCAACCCTGCTTGAAGCGCTGGCGATCATCTGCCTGGTGGCCGGTGTGCTGATGTGCGCGCATGCACACCGCACGCCGCGCGCGATCACCGAACACGCCGGCTGATGGGCGGGCGGGCGCTGTTCCGGTAACGCGCCCGCAGGCCGGGCGGTCATGCGGGCCATGGCCTGCGGTGCCTGCACGGTCACAATTGCAACCAAATCCATGCGCGTTGGGCGACGATCGTGCCGATGGATTTTTGCGCTGCAACACTTGACAGCACCCGCCGCGGCGTAGTTTTCTGTCGTCCATGGTCCTTGATGCCGCCACCGCCCTGTCCACTGCTCCCGCCACCGCGGGCCGCACGACTGCGCCGGTTGCCATCACCACCACCATTACCACCATTACCGCCACCACTGCCCTGGTGCGGCCCGTCGTCTTCGTGTAACTCCCGAAAACCACGGCCCCGCACCATCCAGGTGGCGGGGATACTCGACCACCTGCATGCCACGGGGCCTCCAACCGAGGTCAGCATGTCCAACGTCGTCGCGTCATCCCATCCTCTCGTTCCCGCCGATCTGGCCGCGCCGTCCACTGTCGTGCACAAGTTCGGTGGCACCTCGGTGGCCGATGCCGAACGCTACCGGCATGTCGCCAGCCTGCTGCTGGCCCGCCCCGAATCACTGCAGGTGGCGGTGGTATCGGCGATGAAGGGCGTCACCGATGCGCTGATCGAACTGGCCGGACTGGCCTCGCGTGGCGAGCCCGGCTGGCGCGAGGCGTGGCATGCGCTGCGTGCGCGGCATCGGGGTGCGGCGGTGGCGCTGCTGGGCGAAGCCGTGGGCGACACGGTGGACTGGCTGGACGCGCGGTTCGAGCAGCTGTCCGAGGTGCTGGCCGCGCTGGCGGTGATCGGTGAACTGCCGCGCGAGGTGCTCGACCGCGTGCAGGGCCAGGGCGAGGTGTATTCGGCCCAGCTGCTGGGCAGTTACCTGCGCAGCGTGGGCGAGGACTGCGCCGTGCTGGACGCACGCGACGTGCTGGTGGTCGGGCGTGGCGAGCTGGGCGTGGACGTGGACTGGGAGGCCAGCGCCGACCGCCTGGCCAGCTGGCGCCTGCAGCACCCGCAGCAGCGGGTGGTGGCCACCGGCTTCGTCGCGCGTGACCGCGATGGCCGGGTGACCACGCTGGGCCGCAACGGCAGCGATTATTCCGGGGCGATCTTCGCCGCGCTGTTCAACGCCGATGAACTGCACATCTGGACCGATGTCGATGGTGTGCTGTCGGCTGACCCGCGGGTGGTGCCCGAAGCAGTGCAGCTGCAGTCGCTCAGTTACGACGAGGCCTGCGAACTGGCCTATTTCGGCGCCAAGGTGGTGCATCCGCAGACGATGTCGCCCGCCATCCAGCTGGGCCTGCCGATCATCATCCGCAACACCTTCCAGCCCGATCACCCGGGTACCCGCATCAGCGCGGAACGCTCGGTGCATGGGCCGATCAAGGGGCTGACACTCAGCCCGGGCCTGGCCGTACTGAACCTGGAAGGCACCGGCCTGATGGGCGTGCCGGGTACGGCCGAGCGGGTGTTCTCCGCGCTGCGCCAGGCCAAGGTGTCGGTGGTGATGATCTCGCAGGGCTCATCCGAACACTCCATCTGCTGCGTGGTCCGCGGTGAGGATGTGGCGCGTGGCCGCCAGGCGCTGCTGCAGGCTTTCGCCCACGAGCTGTCGGCCGGGCAGGTCCAGCGCGTGCAGGTCACCGACGATGTGAGCGTGCTGGCGGCGGTGGGTGACGGCATGGCGGGCCAACCGGGTGTGGCCGCGCGCCTGTTCGGTGCGCTGGGGCGCGCCCAGGTCAACATCCTGGCCATCGCGCAGGGCTCGTCCGAACGCAACATTTCGGTGGCGGTGGACAGCGGCGATGCCACCCGGGCACTGCGCGCCGCGCACGCCGGATTCTGGCTGTCGCCGCAGACCTTCGCGGTGGGCGTGATCGGTCCGGGCAATGTCGGTGCCGCGCTGCTGGACCAGCTGCAGGCAGCCCTGCCGCAGCTGCGTGGCAAGGCCAACATCGACCTGCGGCTGCGGGCGGTGGCCTCGCGCAGCCGCATGCTGCTGGAACCGCGTGCGCTGCCGGCGGATTGGCGGCAGGCACTGCAGTCCGGCAGCGAGGCCAGCGATCTGGACCGCTTCACCGAGCACCTGCTCGCCGCGCACCTGCCGCATGCGGTGGTGATCGACTGCAGTGGCAGTGCCGAGGTGGCCGAGCGCTATGCGGACTGGCTGGCGGCGGGCATCCATGTGGTCACCCCGAACAAGCAGGCTGGCTCCGGCCCGTTGCCGCGTTACCAGCGCATCCGGGCGGCGGCGGCGGCCAGCGGCGCACGCTTCCGCTACGAGGCCACGGTGGGCGCTGGCCTGCCGGTGATCACCACGCTGCGCGACCTGGTCGATACCGGCGATGAAGTGCTGGCCATCGAAGGCATCTTCTCCGGCACGCTGGCCTGGCTGTTCAACCGCTTCGATGGCAGCCAGCCGTTCTCGGCACTGGTCGCGCAGGCGCGCGCGATGGGCTACACCGAACCGGACGCGCGCGATGACCTGTCCGGCATCGACGTGGCGCGCAAGCTGGTCATCCTGGCCCGCGAGGCCGGCCACGCGCTCAGCCTGGACCAGGTGCAGGTGGAAAGCCTGGTGCCGGAAGCCCTGCGCGGCGGTGATGCCGATGCCTTCATGGCGCACCTGCACGAATCCGATGACGCATTGCTGGCCCGCCTGCAGGCGGCGCGCGCGCGCGGGGCGGTGCTGCGTTATGTCGCACAGCTGACCGCGCAGGGCGCTTCGGTGGGGCTGGTCGAGCTGCCGGCCGGGCATGCCTTCGCCAATCTGCGCCTGACCGACAACGTGGTGCAGTTCCAGACCCGTCGCTACTGCGACAATCCGCTGGTGGTGCAGGGCCCCGGTGCGGGCCCGGAAGTGACCGCCGCCGGCGTGTTCGCCGACCTGCTGAGGGTGGCCGCCGGCGAAGGAGCGCGCCTGTGATCGCACGTGCGTTCGCCCCCGCTTCGGTGGCCAATGTGGCCGTGGGGTTCGACATCCTTGGCCACGCCATCGCGGGCATCGGCGATACGGTGAGCGTGCGCCGCATCGACGAACCGGAGGTGCGTATCGAAGCGATCCATGCCGATGGCATGGCGCTGCCGACCGACCCTGCACGCAACACCGCCGGTGCCGCGCTGCTTGCCCTGCGCGAAGGCCTGGGCCTGGCCCATGGCTTTGCGCTGGAGATCGACAAGGGCATCCCGTTCGGCTCGGGCATGGGCGGTTCGGCGGCCTCGTGCGTGGCCGCGCTGGTGGCGGCCAATGCCGTGCTGGATGCGCCGCTGCCGCGCGAGGCGCTGTACCCGTTCGCCCTCGATGGCGAAGCGGTGGCCAGTGGTGGCCGTCACGGTGACAACGTCGGGCCGCTGCTGCTGGGTGGGCTGGCGCTGTGCACCGCGCGGCAGCTGGTGCGCATTCCCGTCCCCGACCATTGGCACAGCCTGCTGGTGCACCCACAGGCCGTGCTGGAAACCCGCCGTGCGCGCGAGGCGCTGCAGGGCCACTACGCACTGGGTGAATTCGTCGCGCAGAGCGCCAACCTGGGGCTGGTCCTGGCCGGTTGCCATCGCGGCGATGCCGGCCTGGTACGGGCCGGGTTGCGTGACGTGCTGATCGAGCCGCGCCGCGCCGGCCTGATGACCGGCTTCGCTGCCGCACGTGATGCCGCATTGGCGGCCGATGCGATGGGAGCCGGCATTTCCGGTGCGGGACCCAGCGTGTTCGCCTGGTTTGAAAGCGCCGCGTTGGCGCACGCCGCGGCGCCGCAGGTGCGCGCCGCCTTCGCCGAGGCCGGCCTGGACAGCCAGGCCTGGGTATCGCCCTTGAATGCTGCTGGAGCCTGCCTGTGCTGAATTCCGCTCTCTCCCCGGACGCTGCACCGTTGTCGTTCGTTTCCACCCGTGGCCAGGCCCCGGCGGTGCCGCTCAGTGCCGCCATGGCCGTCGGGCTGGCGCCCGACGGTGGCCTGTATGTGCCGGCGGTGCTGCCGGCATCGCGTAGCTGGCAGCCGCAGCAGGATCTGGCAGCGACGGCCGCCGACCTGCTGGCCCCTTTCTTCGCGGGCGACCGGCTGGCCGGGGCATTGCCGGGCATCTGCCGGCAAGCCTTCGATTTCCCCGTGCCGCTGCGCCGGCTGGCGACGCCGGGCGACCATGTGCTGGAGCTGTTCCATGGCCCGACCGCCGCCTTCAAGGACATCGGTGCGCGCTTCCTGGCCGGGGCGTTGTCACAGCTGCAGGCCGGGCAGGGGCGTGACCTGACCATCGTGGTCGCCACCTCCGGCGACACCGGGGCTGCGGTGGCTGCCGCCTTCCATCGCCAGCCCGGTGTGCGGGTGGTGGTGCTGTACCCCGATGGCCGGGTGTCACCCCGGCAGGCGCACCAGCTGGGGTGCTTTGGCGACAACATCCAGGCGCTGCGCGTGGCCGGCAGTTTCGATGACTGCCAGGCGATGGCCAAGCAGGCGCTGGGCGATGGCGCGCTGCAGGCCAGTGTGCCGCTCAGTTCGGCCAACAGCATCAGCCTGGGCCGCCTGCTGCCGCAGATGAGCTACTACGCCCATGCCGCCCTGCAGCACCACGCCACCTGCGGGCAGCACTTGAACCTGGTGGTGCCCACCGGCAACCTCGGCAATGCAATGGCTGCGGTACTGGCCCGCGCACTGGGCGTGCCGATCGGCCAGATCGTGCTGGCCACCAACGCCAATGCGGTGCTGCCGCGCTACTTCCAGGGGCAGGACTACCAGCCGCAGCCCA
Encoded proteins:
- the thrA gene encoding bifunctional aspartate kinase/homoserine dehydrogenase I; its protein translation is MSNVVASSHPLVPADLAAPSTVVHKFGGTSVADAERYRHVASLLLARPESLQVAVVSAMKGVTDALIELAGLASRGEPGWREAWHALRARHRGAAVALLGEAVGDTVDWLDARFEQLSEVLAALAVIGELPREVLDRVQGQGEVYSAQLLGSYLRSVGEDCAVLDARDVLVVGRGELGVDVDWEASADRLASWRLQHPQQRVVATGFVARDRDGRVTTLGRNGSDYSGAIFAALFNADELHIWTDVDGVLSADPRVVPEAVQLQSLSYDEACELAYFGAKVVHPQTMSPAIQLGLPIIIRNTFQPDHPGTRISAERSVHGPIKGLTLSPGLAVLNLEGTGLMGVPGTAERVFSALRQAKVSVVMISQGSSEHSICCVVRGEDVARGRQALLQAFAHELSAGQVQRVQVTDDVSVLAAVGDGMAGQPGVAARLFGALGRAQVNILAIAQGSSERNISVAVDSGDATRALRAAHAGFWLSPQTFAVGVIGPGNVGAALLDQLQAALPQLRGKANIDLRLRAVASRSRMLLEPRALPADWRQALQSGSEASDLDRFTEHLLAAHLPHAVVIDCSGSAEVAERYADWLAAGIHVVTPNKQAGSGPLPRYQRIRAAAAASGARFRYEATVGAGLPVITTLRDLVDTGDEVLAIEGIFSGTLAWLFNRFDGSQPFSALVAQARAMGYTEPDARDDLSGIDVARKLVILAREAGHALSLDQVQVESLVPEALRGGDADAFMAHLHESDDALLARLQAARARGAVLRYVAQLTAQGASVGLVELPAGHAFANLRLTDNVVQFQTRRYCDNPLVVQGPGAGPEVTAAGVFADLLRVAAGEGARL
- a CDS encoding homoserine kinase; the encoded protein is MIARAFAPASVANVAVGFDILGHAIAGIGDTVSVRRIDEPEVRIEAIHADGMALPTDPARNTAGAALLALREGLGLAHGFALEIDKGIPFGSGMGGSAASCVAALVAANAVLDAPLPREALYPFALDGEAVASGGRHGDNVGPLLLGGLALCTARQLVRIPVPDHWHSLLVHPQAVLETRRAREALQGHYALGEFVAQSANLGLVLAGCHRGDAGLVRAGLRDVLIEPRRAGLMTGFAAARDAALAADAMGAGISGAGPSVFAWFESAALAHAAAPQVRAAFAEAGLDSQAWVSPLNAAGACLC
- a CDS encoding DMT family transporter, translated to MRNNSIGLGIANGVAAGALWGVVFLAPAVLQSFNALQLSAGRYLIYGLIAVALLLPRWSRLAPRLGRAEWLGLLWLSLAGNLVYFLLLATAVQWAGGAAASLIVGLIPVVVTLVGVREKGAVPLKQLLPALVLCVLGVALVGYEALLSEHLATPWRQRVIGLLCAFGALFSWALYSVGNSRWLARRPDLSSHDWSLLTGVVTGGLSLLLVPGAFAGSSTHTPGQWALFWAISAGVAVVASIVGNAFWNRASRLLPLTLTGQMIVFETLFALLYAFAWQWRWPTLLEALAIICLVAGVLMCAHAHRTPRAITEHAG
- the thrC gene encoding threonine synthase: MSFVSTRGQAPAVPLSAAMAVGLAPDGGLYVPAVLPASRSWQPQQDLAATAADLLAPFFAGDRLAGALPGICRQAFDFPVPLRRLATPGDHVLELFHGPTAAFKDIGARFLAGALSQLQAGQGRDLTIVVATSGDTGAAVAAAFHRQPGVRVVVLYPDGRVSPRQAHQLGCFGDNIQALRVAGSFDDCQAMAKQALGDGALQASVPLSSANSISLGRLLPQMSYYAHAALQHHATCGQHLNLVVPTGNLGNAMAAVLARALGVPIGQIVLATNANAVLPRYFQGQDYQPQPSVATVANAMDVGAPSNFERLRWLYRHDDAELRAAFRAYAVDDVTIRATIASLFASQGEVVCPHTATAVKVLQDLRAGGAKGDWAVVATAHPAKFESVVEPLIGRPVPVPPALHALLQRPAQAAPVPARYAALREVLLR